From a single Leopardus geoffroyi isolate Oge1 chromosome E1, O.geoffroyi_Oge1_pat1.0, whole genome shotgun sequence genomic region:
- the MXRA7 gene encoding matrix-remodeling-associated protein 7 isoform X1 → MEAPAELLAALPALATALALLLAWLLVRRGAAASPEPAPPVEAPGTPAPPGPCAPEPAAAPEDPGELEGPGERAAAPAEAKAEAEAEEQAAEARQEEEQQHDGQEDPPRAEPEEEDGGEVFSFKYSPGKLRGNQYKKMMTKEELEEEQRVQKEQLEAIFKLMKDNKETFGEMTDGDVQEQLRLYDM, encoded by the exons ATGGAGGCGCCGGCCGAACTGCTGGCCGCGCTGCCCGCGCTGGCCACGGCGCTGGCGCTGCTGCTCGCCTGGCTGCTGGTGAGGCGCGGGGCGGCCGCGAGCCCGGAGCCCGCGCCCCCGGTCGAGGCCCCCGGGACCCCCGCGCCGCCCGGCCCCTGCGCCCCGGAGCCGGCGGCCGCGCCGGAGGACCCGGGGGAGCTCGAGGGCCCGGGGGAGCGCGCGGCGGCGCCGGCGGAGGCGaaggcggaggcggaggcggaggaGCAGGCCGCCGAGGCCAGGCAG GAAGAGGAGCAGCAGCATGATGGCCAGGAGGACCCACCCCGAGCAGAGCCTGAGGAGGAAGATG GGGGAGAGGTCTTCTCCTTTAAATACAGCCCCGGGAAGCTGCGGGGAAACCAGTACAAGAAGATGATGACCAAAGAGGAGCTGGAGGAAGAACAGAG AGTGCAGAAGGAGCAGCTGGAGGCCATCTTCAAGCTCATGAAGGACAACAAGGAGACGTTTGGGGAGATGACAGACGGCGATGTGCAGGAGCAGCTCCGGCTCTACGACATGTAG
- the MXRA7 gene encoding matrix-remodeling-associated protein 7 isoform X3 — translation MEAPAELLAALPALATALALLLAWLLVRRGAAASPEPAPPVEAPGTPAPPGPCAPEPAAAPEDPGELEGPGERAAAPAEAKAEAEAEEQAAEARQEEEQQHDGQEDPPRAEPEEEDGGEVFSFKYSPGKLRGNQYKKMMTKEELEEEQRTEE, via the exons ATGGAGGCGCCGGCCGAACTGCTGGCCGCGCTGCCCGCGCTGGCCACGGCGCTGGCGCTGCTGCTCGCCTGGCTGCTGGTGAGGCGCGGGGCGGCCGCGAGCCCGGAGCCCGCGCCCCCGGTCGAGGCCCCCGGGACCCCCGCGCCGCCCGGCCCCTGCGCCCCGGAGCCGGCGGCCGCGCCGGAGGACCCGGGGGAGCTCGAGGGCCCGGGGGAGCGCGCGGCGGCGCCGGCGGAGGCGaaggcggaggcggaggcggaggaGCAGGCCGCCGAGGCCAGGCAG GAAGAGGAGCAGCAGCATGATGGCCAGGAGGACCCACCCCGAGCAGAGCCTGAGGAGGAAGATG GGGGAGAGGTCTTCTCCTTTAAATACAGCCCCGGGAAGCTGCGGGGAAACCAGTACAAGAAGATGATGACCAAAGAGGAGCTGGAGGAAGAACAGAG AACCGAAGAATAA
- the MXRA7 gene encoding matrix-remodeling-associated protein 7 isoform X2, producing MEAPAELLAALPALATALALLLAWLLVRRGAAASPEPAPPVEAPGTPAPPGPCAPEPAAAPEDPGELEGPGERAAAPAEAKAEAEAEEQAAEARQEEEQQHDGQEDPPRAEPEEEDGGEVFSFKYSPGKLRGNQYKKMMTKEELEEEQRIELTSDLTSL from the exons ATGGAGGCGCCGGCCGAACTGCTGGCCGCGCTGCCCGCGCTGGCCACGGCGCTGGCGCTGCTGCTCGCCTGGCTGCTGGTGAGGCGCGGGGCGGCCGCGAGCCCGGAGCCCGCGCCCCCGGTCGAGGCCCCCGGGACCCCCGCGCCGCCCGGCCCCTGCGCCCCGGAGCCGGCGGCCGCGCCGGAGGACCCGGGGGAGCTCGAGGGCCCGGGGGAGCGCGCGGCGGCGCCGGCGGAGGCGaaggcggaggcggaggcggaggaGCAGGCCGCCGAGGCCAGGCAG GAAGAGGAGCAGCAGCATGATGGCCAGGAGGACCCACCCCGAGCAGAGCCTGAGGAGGAAGATG GGGGAGAGGTCTTCTCCTTTAAATACAGCCCCGGGAAGCTGCGGGGAAACCAGTACAAGAAGATGATGACCAAAGAGGAGCTGGAGGAAGAACAGAG GATTGAGCTGACTTCTGACCTCACTTCCCTGTAG